Genomic DNA from Syntrophales bacterium:
TTCTCTTACGGGATTTCTCCTCGAGCAAGGAGGTATGCATGTCTTCGTGGGGGGGAATATCGGAAATCCGCTGATAAGTTATGTGGACGGTCCTCAGGAGGATGATTACTGTGTAGTGGAGGTTAGCAGTTTTCAGCTGCAGTGGGTGAATGATTTCCATCCTTATATCGCTGCCAATCTTAACGTGACAAATGACCATCTTGATTATCACGGTTCTATGGATGAATATAGAGCCGCAAAAGAACGCATTTTTGCAAATCAGACAGAGAGGGATTATGCGGTTCTTAATGCTAGTGATGCTCGTACATCAGAACTTCGGTCCACTCTTAGATCGAACGTGGTTGTTTTCAGTTCGGGCGGATCTTCCTTAGACTGCAATGTGTATCTGCAAAATAACGCCATTCATTATATCAATACGGATGGTTCTTCTGAATCATATCCTCTTTCGATTCTTTCTCTTAAGGGAAGGCATAATGCCGAAAACGCGATGGCAGCCATTGCAATTGCTCGTCTATGTGGATGTTCGGTGGAAAGTATAAAGAAATCTCTGCCGTTGTTCAGGACTCTTCCTCATAGGATTGAGTTTGCAGGCCAGGTGAGAGGAGTGGAATTCTACGATGATTCGAAGAGTACCAATGTCGATTCAGTGCGAAGGGCCTTGGAAACATTTGAAGATAGATCTGTGATCC
This window encodes:
- the murD gene encoding UDP-N-acetylmuramoyl-L-alanine--D-glutamate ligase; translated protein: MDFKGKRVLVVGLARTGIAVARFLLKRGAYVFVTDIKPLHQIPEAVSLLEHCGDRLMVVPHSEEALDGMDLVIPSPGVPPNNVILRAASGHVKVLSEIEVAARFLKRPIIAVTGTNGKTTTVSLTGFLLEQGGMHVFVGGNIGNPLISYVDGPQEDDYCVVEVSSFQLQWVNDFHPYIAANLNVTNDHLDYHGSMDEYRAAKERIFANQTERDYAVLNASDARTSELRSTLRSNVVVFSSGGSSLDCNVYLQNNAIHYINTDGSSESYPLSILSLKGRHNAENAMAAIAIARLCGCSVESIKKSLPLFRTLPHRIEFAGQVRGVEFYDDSKSTNVDSVRRALETFEDRSVILLMGGKDKDGDFASLRNVIKKRVKNLVLFGEARDKIAKSLEDTVSMVVVPRLRDGIYEAYSLALPGEIVLLSPGCASFDEFRDYRERGEFFKSVVREIGRSGG